In the Lascolabacillus massiliensis genome, one interval contains:
- a CDS encoding Fur family transcriptional regulator: MITAEEILRRQDLRSTACRKFIVKSLLENNKAMSENELKGEYPELFDRVTFYRTLITLEDSGVIHKIVLNDNSVKYALNNHHHNESNLHSHFHCEECDEVMCLEGKTKFEAELPDKFVSREVFVVIEGCCADCAGHVK, translated from the coding sequence ATGATCACAGCAGAAGAGATATTAAGAAGACAGGATTTAAGGAGTACTGCCTGCAGGAAGTTTATAGTCAAGAGTCTACTCGAGAACAACAAAGCTATGTCGGAGAACGAGTTAAAAGGTGAATATCCTGAACTATTTGACAGGGTTACTTTCTATCGCACCTTAATAACTCTTGAAGATAGTGGTGTTATCCATAAGATTGTACTTAACGACAATAGTGTGAAGTATGCTTTGAACAATCATCATCACAATGAAAGTAATCTTCATTCACATTTTCACTGTGAAGAATGTGATGAGGTTATGTGTCTTGAAGGTAAGACAAAATTTGAAGCAGAACTTCCAGATAAGTTTGTTAGCCGCGAAGTATTTGTTGTGATTGAAGGTTGCTGCGCTGATTGTGCAGGCCATGTTAAATAA
- a CDS encoding TonB-dependent receptor produces the protein MRLSLSFILLLFSVSAVLSQVADISKRIAISGTVHDADNGGRMAASTVSLQPANRHVETDKDGFFSFGDLEPGDYKLSVQFIGYEELTLPVSAEEDTVIHLYLKPIHLTLSEIMVSGKKRRNREQISALAVREIGRDYLLRNNSTNFVQTLASISGISSMDIGAGFSKPVIRGLGFNRIAVVDKGVVQQNQQWGADHGLEIDQYDVDNVRVHKGPMSLFYGSDAIGGVIEIMPTQIPDHDQFWGDITLIGKSNNDLLGTSVSASRKKGNMFYRGRATIQSYADYRIPTDTIDYLTWKMPVYGRRMKNSAGREYNLSFSSNYSDDNFSSWLHLSNVNAKNGFFPGAHGIPALNRLEHDGSYRNIEMPYSTSNHLKVISNNEWNINNKGRINLDLGYQNNHREEMSQFHTHYSNQLPPAVDPDLEIQFILNTYTAGLRYLKDEGERWSKIIGVSAEYQHNRVGGYSFLLPEFDRLSGGVFWLNSIRWSDNLTLTGGLRYDIGKLDIYRFYDSVLSEYLLMQGYDEQEADLYSQRSSDISRTFNDLSYSAGISYDFNKRHSLKLNVGSSFRYPGANELSSNGVHHGAFRHEMGNDELESEKGLQLDADYHFRGKKLSVTLNPFITWFNNYIYLNPTGEWSVLPHAGQIYRYSQSEAFMAGGEMIIRYDFTNNWSATSDFEYLFSVNMEDNYPLPFTPPAAVTTDLTYSDLGTGLITQYSFSLENRMVMDQNRISRNEEITPGTSLWNLSANAHWDIGGRRIVTQFRADNIFNRAYLNHLSFYRKLNAPEPGRNIQLIIKMMF, from the coding sequence ATGAGGTTATCATTATCTTTTATATTACTGTTATTCAGTGTTAGTGCAGTTTTATCGCAGGTAGCAGATATCAGCAAAAGAATTGCTATAAGCGGAACTGTGCATGATGCTGACAATGGTGGTCGAATGGCTGCATCGACTGTTTCATTGCAACCTGCAAACAGACATGTTGAGACCGACAAGGATGGTTTTTTCAGCTTCGGGGATCTGGAGCCGGGGGACTACAAATTATCTGTGCAGTTTATCGGTTATGAGGAATTGACTTTACCTGTTTCGGCAGAAGAGGATACAGTTATTCATCTCTATTTGAAGCCTATTCATTTAACACTTTCGGAAATAATGGTTAGTGGAAAAAAAAGGAGAAATAGAGAGCAAATTTCAGCACTGGCAGTGAGGGAAATTGGGCGGGACTACCTACTAAGGAATAACTCCACTAATTTTGTGCAGACACTTGCTTCTATATCGGGTATCTCATCTATGGATATAGGAGCCGGATTTTCGAAACCTGTAATTCGTGGATTGGGATTCAACCGTATTGCAGTGGTTGATAAAGGAGTGGTACAGCAGAATCAGCAGTGGGGGGCGGATCATGGACTTGAAATTGATCAGTATGATGTTGATAATGTAAGGGTTCATAAAGGTCCAATGTCACTTTTCTACGGTTCTGATGCAATTGGAGGAGTGATAGAGATCATGCCAACGCAAATACCTGATCATGACCAGTTCTGGGGTGATATTACATTGATTGGAAAAAGCAACAACGATCTCCTTGGGACATCAGTTTCAGCAAGTAGAAAAAAAGGGAATATGTTTTATAGAGGCAGGGCAACTATACAGAGTTATGCCGATTATCGTATACCAACAGATACTATAGATTACCTCACCTGGAAAATGCCTGTATATGGGAGACGAATGAAAAACAGTGCAGGGAGAGAGTATAATCTTTCATTTTCTTCGAATTACAGTGATGATAACTTCAGCAGTTGGCTTCACTTGTCGAATGTTAATGCTAAAAACGGATTCTTTCCGGGAGCTCATGGTATACCGGCACTTAACAGGCTGGAACATGATGGTTCATACCGCAATATTGAGATGCCTTATTCTACATCCAATCACCTGAAAGTGATATCGAACAATGAGTGGAATATTAATAATAAAGGCAGGATAAATCTTGATTTGGGATATCAGAACAACCATCGAGAAGAGATGTCGCAGTTTCATACACATTACAGTAACCAGTTGCCACCAGCTGTGGATCCCGATCTGGAAATACAATTTATTTTAAATACTTACACAGCAGGTCTGAGGTATTTGAAAGATGAGGGAGAGAGGTGGTCAAAGATAATAGGTGTATCGGCAGAGTATCAGCATAACAGAGTAGGAGGGTACTCCTTTTTGTTGCCAGAGTTTGACCGGTTATCGGGTGGTGTTTTTTGGCTGAATAGTATTAGGTGGAGCGACAATTTAACACTTACAGGGGGATTAAGATATGATATCGGCAAGCTGGATATTTATAGATTTTATGACTCTGTACTAAGTGAATATTTATTAATGCAGGGATATGATGAGCAGGAGGCTGATCTGTATTCACAACGATCATCAGACATAAGCAGAACATTCAATGATCTCTCCTATTCAGCAGGAATTAGCTATGATTTTAATAAACGTCACTCTTTAAAACTAAATGTAGGCAGCAGTTTCAGATATCCCGGAGCAAATGAGCTATCGTCAAATGGAGTGCATCATGGAGCATTCAGACATGAGATGGGAAATGATGAACTTGAATCAGAAAAAGGGTTGCAATTGGATGCAGATTATCATTTCAGAGGCAAAAAGCTTTCAGTAACACTCAACCCTTTTATTACTTGGTTTAACAACTATATCTATCTGAACCCAACAGGAGAGTGGTCGGTCTTACCTCATGCTGGTCAGATCTACCGCTACAGTCAGTCCGAAGCATTTATGGCAGGTGGTGAAATGATTATAAGATATGATTTTACTAATAATTGGTCGGCTACTTCCGACTTTGAATATCTGTTTAGTGTTAATATGGAAGATAATTACCCCTTACCTTTTACACCTCCCGCAGCAGTTACAACCGACCTCACGTATTCAGATCTGGGCACAGGTTTGATCACACAATACTCATTCAGTTTAGAGAATCGTATGGTAATGGATCAGAACAGGATTTCAAGAAATGAAGAGATCACACCCGGAACCAGTTTATGGAATCTGTCTGCTAATGCACACTGGGATATTGGAGGCAGAAGAATTGTGACTCAGTTCAGGGCAGATAATATATTCAACAGAGCATATCTTAATCACTTGAGTTTTTACAGGAAACTGAATGCTCCCGAGCCGGGAAGAAATATTCAGCTGATTATTAAAATGATGTTCTGA
- a CDS encoding DUF4625 domain-containing protein, whose amino-acid sequence MKRFKFTRVAFLVIIIFSGFISVSCDKIEIDNQKPVIKVIEPFEDEHVKPGDAVHFKVEFSDNIALASYKVDIHGAFDNHSHNSTVMSTRAATDSIAFEKTWMETEFITLGESPIAGKKIVTVEHQHIVIPTTIRRTVNGVIEEMPLREGHYHFIVYCTDESGQESFVVKEIFISNDEDGHQH is encoded by the coding sequence ATGAAAAGATTTAAGTTTACAAGAGTTGCTTTCTTAGTGATAATTATATTTTCGGGATTTATTTCAGTCTCCTGCGATAAAATAGAAATAGATAATCAGAAGCCGGTTATAAAAGTAATTGAACCTTTTGAGGATGAGCATGTGAAACCTGGTGATGCGGTACATTTTAAGGTGGAGTTTTCGGATAACATAGCACTTGCATCATACAAGGTTGATATACACGGAGCATTTGATAACCATTCACATAATTCGACAGTTATGAGTACACGAGCTGCCACTGACAGCATAGCTTTTGAAAAGACCTGGATGGAGACAGAGTTTATAACTCTTGGTGAATCGCCAATAGCAGGTAAAAAGATTGTCACAGTGGAACATCAGCATATTGTAATTCCAACTACCATACGCAGAACGGTTAATGGGGTAATAGAAGAAATGCCCCTGAGAGAGGGGCATTACCATTTTATTGTTTACTGTACCGATGAATCAGGACAGGAGTCATTTGTTGTAAAAGAGATTTTTATCTCAAATGATGAGGATGGTCATCAACATTAA
- a CDS encoding OPT family oligopeptide transporter: MESKEQVKQENPENKVTELPANAYKELAPGEEYNPILPADKPATEITGYSLVMGVIMAIIFSAATAYSGLKIGQVFEAAIPIAIIAVGVSAALRKKNALGQNVIIQSIGSSSGVVVAGAIFTIPGLYILQAKYPEIEVNFWQIFFASLLGGILGILFLIPFRKYFVKDMHGKLPFPEATATTEILMTGEKGGNKAKLLVVSGVIGGLFDFCFAQFRLWSEVITSKIIPAGAVLADKYKMVFKFNVSSLIFSFGYLVGLRYALIIVCGSLLSWLVLVPLVNEIGVLGAVAVGGINPFEAMSAEMIFNSYVRNIGIGAIAMAGIIGIIKSSDSIKTAFSMATGKKVATGSHEQTTKRTDRDLKMSVVAIFLLFALLAVFTFLLVGVEITPTQSVVALIAIGVISFLFTTVAANAIAIVGSNPVSGMTLMTLILVSVILVGVGVGGPKGMVSALIIGGIVCTALSMAGGFVTDLKIGYWIGSTPAKQQSYKFIGTLVSAATVGAVIYILNEAYGFVLSPENPNPMVAPQANAMAAIIEPLMAGSGVSWMMLAVGAVIAILVNWLGVSPLAFALGMFIPIQLNTPLIVGGLLNHMINKKGKDPKLTNARHQRAILISSGFIAGAALFGVIGALIIFITGNSNALNFGLWNDPDGVGAQIAALVAFTALVIYFVWESKRAKVE, encoded by the coding sequence ATGGAATCAAAAGAGCAAGTAAAACAAGAAAATCCGGAAAACAAAGTAACCGAACTTCCCGCAAATGCTTACAAGGAATTGGCACCGGGAGAGGAGTATAATCCTATTTTGCCCGCAGATAAACCTGCTACAGAGATAACAGGCTATTCACTTGTAATGGGTGTAATCATGGCAATAATATTTTCAGCCGCAACAGCTTATTCAGGACTTAAAATAGGTCAGGTCTTTGAAGCTGCCATTCCCATTGCAATTATTGCTGTAGGTGTATCAGCTGCATTAAGAAAGAAAAATGCACTTGGTCAAAACGTAATTATTCAGTCAATAGGATCCTCTTCAGGAGTAGTTGTTGCTGGTGCAATTTTTACTATACCGGGACTTTATATTCTTCAGGCAAAATACCCCGAGATTGAGGTTAATTTCTGGCAGATATTCTTTGCATCTCTTTTAGGTGGTATCCTGGGAATCCTGTTTCTTATTCCGTTCCGCAAATATTTTGTAAAGGATATGCATGGCAAACTGCCATTCCCTGAAGCAACTGCTACAACGGAGATACTTATGACAGGAGAGAAAGGTGGCAATAAGGCCAAGCTACTGGTAGTAAGTGGGGTTATTGGGGGACTGTTTGATTTTTGCTTTGCTCAATTCAGATTATGGAGTGAGGTAATTACATCTAAGATAATTCCTGCAGGTGCAGTGCTGGCCGACAAGTACAAAATGGTATTTAAATTCAATGTAAGCTCACTCATATTCAGTTTCGGATACCTCGTGGGATTAAGATATGCACTTATTATAGTATGTGGGTCTCTACTATCCTGGCTTGTACTGGTACCTCTGGTAAATGAGATAGGTGTACTTGGTGCAGTTGCAGTTGGTGGCATTAATCCTTTCGAAGCAATGTCTGCAGAAATGATATTTAACAGCTATGTCAGAAATATCGGTATCGGTGCAATTGCAATGGCGGGTATAATTGGTATAATCAAATCGTCGGATTCAATAAAAACGGCATTCTCTATGGCAACAGGGAAAAAAGTTGCTACAGGCTCTCATGAACAGACAACAAAAAGAACTGATCGTGATCTTAAAATGAGTGTCGTTGCTATATTTCTGCTATTTGCCCTATTAGCAGTCTTCACATTTCTTCTGGTAGGTGTAGAAATCACTCCCACACAATCAGTTGTGGCATTAATTGCAATTGGTGTTATTTCATTCCTTTTCACAACTGTAGCTGCTAACGCCATAGCGATAGTAGGTTCAAACCCTGTATCTGGTATGACTCTTATGACTCTTATCCTGGTGTCAGTTATACTTGTTGGTGTAGGTGTTGGTGGACCAAAAGGTATGGTCAGTGCACTCATTATCGGAGGTATAGTATGTACTGCGCTCTCTATGGCAGGTGGGTTTGTTACCGACCTTAAAATAGGCTACTGGATTGGTTCAACTCCTGCAAAACAGCAGTCATATAAATTTATCGGTACGCTTGTATCTGCAGCTACAGTAGGTGCTGTAATCTATATACTTAACGAAGCTTACGGTTTCGTACTATCTCCGGAAAACCCAAACCCAATGGTTGCTCCTCAGGCAAATGCAATGGCTGCAATCATCGAACCTCTCATGGCTGGCAGTGGCGTAAGCTGGATGATGCTTGCAGTTGGAGCTGTAATTGCAATCCTTGTAAACTGGCTTGGGGTATCACCTCTCGCATTTGCTCTTGGTATGTTTATTCCAATTCAGTTAAACACCCCTCTTATTGTAGGTGGATTACTTAATCACATGATTAATAAGAAAGGTAAAGATCCAAAGCTAACCAATGCACGTCACCAGCGAGCAATACTTATCTCCTCCGGCTTTATTGCAGGAGCAGCTCTCTTTGGCGTAATCGGCGCATTAATAATATTTATTACAGGAAACTCAAATGCTCTTAATTTTGGATTGTGGAATGATCCTGATGGTGTTGGAGCACAAATTGCTGCACTGGTTGCATTTACTGCACTGGTAATCTATTTTGTATGGGAATCCAAAAGAGCAAAGGTTGAATAA
- a CDS encoding alkaline phosphatase, whose translation MKTRITTLFFLLIFISGSIYSQQKSFEGTESKYQNSNFHDVKTFSHKFKSKRPKNVILLIGDGMGVTQIYAGATANKGKLFLDNFKHVGFSRTQSANRYVTDSAAGGNAIATGHKTNNYMIGKDAQGNPVPSILKIAQQNGLATGIVVTTSMLDATPANFVAHVDHRDMMPEIASQFVSSDVDVFIGGGIEHFNDREDNRNLLEELAQKGYQVYDNIESIKSVKEGKLAGFLKENKVDVRGNQLEETTEVALDILNNSKKGFFLMVEGSEIDGGGHENDMKFMIDEMLDFDRTVGKALEFAEKDGRTLVIVTADHETGGVTLTGGNMETGEVTGRFTTGGHTGVMVPVFAYGPGAEYFTGINENTSFFNKIINVLRLKK comes from the coding sequence ATGAAAACAAGAATTACCACGTTATTTTTCCTATTGATATTCATTTCCGGCTCTATTTATTCACAGCAAAAATCTTTTGAGGGCACAGAATCCAAATATCAAAACAGCAATTTCCATGATGTTAAGACATTCTCACATAAGTTTAAGTCTAAAAGACCAAAGAATGTGATTCTTTTGATTGGTGATGGAATGGGGGTGACACAAATTTATGCAGGTGCAACAGCCAATAAGGGTAAACTTTTTCTTGATAACTTCAAACATGTAGGATTCTCCAGAACTCAGTCGGCCAACCGCTACGTTACCGATTCAGCTGCAGGAGGAAATGCAATTGCTACCGGACATAAGACCAATAACTATATGATAGGTAAGGATGCTCAGGGCAATCCTGTTCCCTCAATTTTAAAAATTGCCCAGCAGAATGGTCTGGCAACAGGTATTGTTGTTACAACAAGCATGCTTGATGCTACTCCTGCCAATTTTGTGGCTCATGTTGATCATAGAGATATGATGCCAGAGATTGCAAGCCAGTTTGTATCATCAGATGTGGATGTCTTTATCGGTGGTGGTATTGAGCACTTCAATGATAGGGAAGATAATAGAAACCTGTTAGAGGAGCTTGCCCAAAAGGGTTATCAGGTGTATGACAATATTGAATCGATCAAATCAGTAAAAGAGGGTAAGCTTGCAGGTTTTCTTAAGGAGAACAAGGTAGATGTTAGGGGAAATCAGCTTGAAGAGACTACTGAGGTTGCCCTGGATATTCTGAATAACAGTAAAAAGGGATTTTTCCTTATGGTTGAAGGTTCAGAGATTGATGGAGGAGGTCATGAGAATGATATGAAATTCATGATAGATGAGATGCTTGATTTTGACAGAACTGTTGGAAAGGCGCTGGAGTTTGCTGAAAAGGATGGAAGAACGTTGGTGATTGTTACTGCTGACCATGAGACAGGAGGGGTAACCTTAACCGGTGGGAATATGGAGACAGGCGAAGTTACAGGGCGATTTACAACAGGTGGCCACACAGGAGTAATGGTTCCGGTTTTTGCTTATGGACCTGGTGCCGAATATTTTACAGGTATAAACGAAAATACCTCTTTCTTTAATAAGATCATAAATGTTCTTAGACTGAAAAAATAA
- a CDS encoding GH92 family glycosyl hydrolase: MRKTLLFSLLVLLTLYITITGIGCTSQNSDVINGDEDLTKYVNPFIGTAFTGHTFPGATYPLGFMQPGPETGNFSWDYCSGYFYDDEKINGFSQNRLNGTGIVDFGDLLLQPFSGEKREDLSSTFNKSTEVATPGYYSVVLTDNDVKVEVTTAPHVAFHRYTFNADKTAGLLADFQSGLVWSKDRISTHVLENVVNFESDYIITGYTRRREWTERTYYFVIEFDKPIVSKELLEQRDPREKAPRYILNFDLGNDSVLNTKVAMSTTGIEGAKSNLAAEGKERSFDDVYKDAKKEWNRYLSKVSIEGTDEDKTNFYTALYHLYIQPNNIADVDGKYVGPNGKISQSPTGKFYSTLSQWDTFRAAFPMYTILSPEIINDLVNNMLEFSEQKGHLPIWALMGQETFTMIGNHSIPMVVDAYLKGFEGFDAERAYSEIKKSLTEGKHKNAGWEEYDKYGYYPYDLFKVESVSRTLESGFDDYCAALMAKKLGKTEDYEFFMNRSGYYKNHYDNETNSMRPKDSKGEWLTPFDPYRLAHADSNIGGHYTEGNALQYTWHVLQDIPGLIELLGGKEEAGKVLDFLFTTEQESTGTLSDVTGLIGQYAHGNEPSHHIAYIYMYLDRPEDTQRLIRQICKNFYQNKPDGLIGNDDCGQMSAWYMFSAMGFYPVNPVSGELVFGAPQLPKTTLNLDNGKTFTIDAINLSEENMYIEKIELNGSIYTEKFITYDDIMNGGELTFYMTSNQ; encoded by the coding sequence ATGCGAAAAACATTATTATTTTCGTTATTAGTCCTTTTGACTCTTTACATCACAATAACAGGTATTGGTTGTACAAGTCAAAACAGTGATGTAATTAATGGAGATGAGGATCTTACTAAATATGTAAACCCATTTATCGGGACGGCATTCACAGGGCATACATTCCCCGGGGCCACCTACCCTTTGGGTTTTATGCAACCGGGTCCGGAAACGGGAAATTTCTCGTGGGATTACTGTTCAGGTTATTTCTATGACGATGAAAAAATCAACGGATTTTCACAGAACCGTTTAAATGGTACTGGTATTGTGGATTTCGGCGATCTCCTATTGCAACCTTTCTCGGGTGAAAAACGTGAGGATCTGAGCAGCACTTTTAACAAGTCAACCGAAGTTGCCACTCCAGGTTATTATTCTGTTGTACTTACCGACAACGATGTTAAGGTTGAAGTAACCACTGCACCTCATGTTGCCTTTCATCGTTATACATTCAATGCAGATAAAACAGCTGGTCTGCTGGCTGATTTCCAGAGTGGACTGGTATGGAGTAAAGATCGTATATCCACTCATGTGCTTGAAAATGTAGTGAATTTCGAAAGCGATTATATTATAACAGGTTATACTCGTCGCCGTGAATGGACAGAACGCACATATTACTTCGTTATTGAGTTCGATAAACCTATAGTCTCGAAAGAGCTTCTTGAACAGAGGGATCCACGTGAGAAAGCACCTCGATATATACTGAACTTTGATTTGGGCAACGACTCAGTCCTGAACACTAAAGTAGCTATGTCTACAACAGGAATTGAAGGTGCAAAGTCAAACCTTGCTGCAGAAGGAAAAGAACGCAGTTTTGATGATGTTTATAAGGATGCAAAAAAAGAGTGGAACAGATATCTTTCAAAGGTATCAATAGAAGGAACAGATGAGGATAAAACCAACTTCTACACTGCTCTTTACCACCTTTATATACAGCCAAACAATATCGCTGATGTGGATGGAAAATATGTTGGTCCAAATGGAAAGATATCACAATCACCAACTGGTAAATTTTACTCAACTCTTTCGCAGTGGGATACCTTCCGTGCTGCATTTCCAATGTACACTATTTTGAGTCCGGAAATCATCAATGATCTTGTAAACAATATGCTGGAGTTCAGTGAGCAGAAGGGTCATCTGCCAATTTGGGCTTTAATGGGACAGGAGACCTTCACCATGATAGGAAACCACTCCATTCCTATGGTCGTTGATGCATACCTGAAAGGATTTGAAGGGTTTGATGCAGAAAGAGCTTACAGCGAAATAAAGAAATCTCTGACCGAGGGCAAGCATAAGAATGCAGGCTGGGAAGAGTATGACAAGTATGGTTATTATCCATACGATCTGTTTAAGGTGGAATCTGTTTCACGTACACTCGAAAGTGGCTTTGATGATTACTGTGCAGCACTAATGGCAAAGAAGCTGGGTAAAACCGAAGATTATGAATTCTTCATGAATCGCTCAGGTTATTACAAGAATCACTATGACAACGAAACCAATAGTATGAGACCCAAGGATTCAAAAGGTGAGTGGCTTACTCCTTTCGACCCTTACCGGTTGGCGCATGCCGACTCAAATATTGGTGGTCATTATACCGAGGGTAATGCTCTACAATATACATGGCATGTATTACAGGACATTCCGGGACTTATAGAGTTACTGGGTGGAAAGGAGGAAGCTGGTAAGGTTCTCGACTTCCTTTTTACAACAGAACAAGAGTCAACAGGCACACTATCTGATGTAACAGGACTTATTGGTCAATACGCCCACGGAAACGAACCAAGTCACCACATCGCTTACATATATATGTATTTAGACAGACCGGAAGATACTCAGCGACTGATTCGTCAGATCTGCAAAAATTTTTATCAGAACAAGCCTGATGGATTAATAGGAAATGATGATTGCGGTCAGATGTCCGCTTGGTACATGTTTTCTGCTATGGGGTTCTACCCTGTTAATCCTGTAAGCGGAGAGTTGGTATTTGGTGCTCCGCAGCTTCCAAAAACAACTTTAAACCTTGATAATGGTAAAACATTCACAATTGATGCTATAAACCTGTCTGAGGAGAATATGTATATCGAAAAGATTGAACTGAATGGTTCAATATACACAGAAAAATTTATCACATATGATGATATAATGAATGGTGGAGAGCTCACCTTTTACATGACATCAAATCAATAA